A genome region from Chryseobacterium sp. G0186 includes the following:
- a CDS encoding DUF3060 domain-containing protein yields the protein MKSITATAILAILFLGTGKAFSQSRKSETTKGTEQSSDKKIEVEGVGHKLNYTLNGGTVEVSGGDNTVTIKGNAKKISVSGTGNKVYIDRVDKVAIEGGNNTVYYKTAGTKSGKPDASLTGVGNKVVKQ from the coding sequence ATGAAAAGTATTACAGCAACAGCTATTTTGGCCATTTTATTCCTGGGAACAGGTAAGGCTTTTTCTCAATCCAGAAAATCAGAAACGACAAAAGGGACAGAACAATCCAGTGATAAAAAAATAGAGGTAGAAGGCGTTGGCCATAAGCTCAATTATACCCTTAATGGTGGAACAGTTGAGGTTTCAGGAGGAGATAATACCGTAACGATTAAGGGAAATGCAAAAAAGATCTCCGTTTCGGGCACCGGAAATAAAGTATATATTGATAGAGTAGACAAAGTAGCGATAGAAGGGGGTAATAATACCGTATACTACAAAACAGCCGGAACAAAATCAGGAAAACCGGATGCTTCACTTACAGGAGTAGGAAATAAGGTAGTGAAGCAATAA